Below is a window of Haloglycomyces albus DSM 45210 DNA.
ACTCCTGCACCTTGCCTACACGGACGGCGGTCCCACGGTGCAAAACGACGTCATGGAAACACTGCTGCAGTCGTACCACGTCGCCGGTGACGACATCTCCGACCACGACGTACTCGCCTCCATCGCCCGCGAGGCCGGCTTCCCGGGCGGCGGTGCCCTGCTCGACGGCGACCTGACCATGCGCGATTACCACGAACAGAAACTGCGTGGTCAAGGTTTGGGAGTGGAGGCCTCTCCTACGATCGTGCACCACGACCACGTCCTCAAAGGAGCCGTTAACGAGGAAGACCTCACCGAATTCCTCAATGCGCTTCCGGAGCCTCCCGAGGTTCCGGAGGAACGCGAACGCCTGCGCCTGGCCGAGTCTCTCCTCAGGCAACGCAACCCACTCGGTGCGCTGACCCTGGTGGAGCCGGTGTTGGCCGAACACCCCGAGCAGAGTGACATTCTGGAAGTGGCCGCGCGAGCCTATTTTGGTTCGGCGCAAATGAACAAGGCCCGGGCGCTCGCCGAGCGGCTGGTCGACCAGAATCCGGCCGACTTCTACGCACACCACCTGCTGGGTCGAACCCTGGTCCGATTGGGCCGTAAACAGGAGGGCCAGCGGCATCTACGTTTGGCCGGGGAAGACGACCTGAAGGATTAATCCCGCGGTGGTGGACCGATACGGCACTTCGGTCCACCACCGTGCCTTCATACTGGAGATTCGCCGGTACACGCCTGCGAAGCAGGTAGCTGCCCTATCGTGAGTTCATGCACTTCGATCCGGCGGGAAATCGCCTACAGGGACCGATACGCCGATGGCTCTCCA
It encodes the following:
- a CDS encoding DsbA family protein produces the protein MRMEVWADVISPWTFILKRRLDDALGNRDDIEVIWRPVTVDPTAPERAVPLVENFLSTPMDTAEVEPYTTIMEGMPTARQQTYLARIAADAGIGPRFGALWRINSDAAQRLLHLAYTDGGPTVQNDVMETLLQSYHVAGDDISDHDVLASIAREAGFPGGGALLDGDLTMRDYHEQKLRGQGLGVEASPTIVHHDHVLKGAVNEEDLTEFLNALPEPPEVPEERERLRLAESLLRQRNPLGALTLVEPVLAEHPEQSDILEVAARAYFGSAQMNKARALAERLVDQNPADFYAHHLLGRTLVRLGRKQEGQRHLRLAGEDDLKD